Proteins encoded by one window of Chondromyces crocatus:
- a CDS encoding dicarboxylate/amino acid:cation symporter, protein MSSPETPANAGRPDAKPRWYGNLYVQVLCAIALGIGVGTLFPEFGTKLKPLGDGFIKLVKMIIAPIIFCTVVQGIAGMSDLKKVGRVGLKALLYFEALTTIALVIGLVTTNLAKPGAGMNVDAAHIDASSVSGYIRQAKEQSAVDFVLHVIPDTVVGAFAEGEILQVLLLAILAAFALHGVGERGKPLIALVDASSAVLFKVVAILMRAAPIGAFGAMAFTIGKFGIATLASLVKLMLCFYATCLLFVFAVLGIIAWLAGFSILKFVRYIREELLIVLGTSSSEAALPRMLAKMERLGCHRSVVGLVIPTGYSFNLDGTCIYLTLAAVFLAQATNTPLSLGQELGLIGVLLLTSKGAAAVTGSGFIVLAATLASVGHIPVASIALILGVDRFMSEGRALTNLVGNGVATIVVSKWEGALDLERLRRELDHPGKAEGEVAEQPVG, encoded by the coding sequence GTGCGCGATCGCGCTCGGCATCGGGGTGGGGACGCTGTTCCCGGAGTTCGGGACGAAGCTGAAGCCCCTCGGGGATGGGTTCATCAAGCTGGTGAAGATGATCATCGCGCCGATCATCTTCTGCACGGTGGTGCAGGGGATCGCCGGGATGAGCGATCTGAAGAAGGTGGGGCGGGTCGGGCTGAAGGCACTCCTGTACTTCGAGGCGCTGACGACGATCGCGCTGGTGATCGGCCTCGTGACCACGAACCTGGCGAAGCCGGGGGCGGGGATGAACGTGGACGCGGCGCACATCGATGCGTCGTCGGTGTCCGGGTACATCCGCCAGGCGAAGGAGCAGAGCGCGGTCGACTTCGTGCTGCACGTCATCCCGGATACGGTGGTCGGGGCCTTCGCAGAGGGGGAGATCCTGCAGGTGCTGCTGCTGGCGATCCTGGCCGCCTTCGCGCTGCACGGGGTGGGTGAGCGAGGGAAGCCGCTGATCGCGCTCGTCGACGCGAGCTCGGCGGTGCTGTTCAAGGTCGTGGCGATCCTGATGCGGGCGGCGCCGATCGGCGCGTTCGGGGCGATGGCGTTCACCATCGGCAAATTCGGGATCGCGACGCTCGCGTCGCTGGTGAAGCTGATGCTCTGCTTCTACGCGACGTGCCTGCTGTTCGTGTTCGCGGTGCTGGGGATCATCGCGTGGCTCGCCGGGTTCAGCATCCTGAAGTTCGTGCGGTACATCCGGGAAGAGCTGCTCATCGTGCTGGGGACGTCGTCGTCGGAGGCGGCGCTGCCGCGGATGCTGGCGAAGATGGAGCGGCTCGGGTGCCACCGGTCGGTGGTGGGGCTGGTCATCCCCACGGGCTACTCGTTCAACCTCGACGGGACGTGCATCTACCTGACGCTGGCGGCGGTGTTCCTGGCGCAGGCGACGAACACGCCGCTGTCGCTGGGGCAGGAGCTGGGGCTCATCGGCGTCCTGCTGCTCACGTCGAAGGGGGCCGCCGCGGTGACGGGGTCGGGGTTCATCGTGCTGGCGGCGACGCTGGCCTCGGTGGGGCACATCCCGGTGGCGAGCATCGCGCTCATTCTGGGGGTGGACCGGTTCATGTCGGAGGGGCGAGCGCTCACCAACCTGGTGGGGAACGGGGTGGCGACGATCGTGGTGTCGAAGTGGGAGGGGGCGCTGGATCTGGAGCGGCTGCGGCGCGAGCTGGATCACCCGGGAAAGGCCGAGGGCGAAGTCGCGGAGCAGCCCGTGGGGTGA
- the mdh gene encoding malate dehydrogenase, translating to MSKRKKIALIGAGNIGGELAALIARKQLGDVVLFDIPSKTNFAKGKALDLEQNSAILGYDASITGSSDWKDCAGADVIIVTAGIPRKPGQSRDDLVATNLPIIRSVADGAKEHCPDAFVIVISNPLDAMVYEYKRRTGAPREKVVGMAGVLDSARFQLFLAREAGVSVKDVRAMVLGGHGDDMVPVLSATTINGVNISKFIGKEKLDAIIERTRKGGGEIVGLMGTSAYYAPASAAVAMAESYLLDQKRLLASAVYLTGEYGYNDLYMGVPVVIGGGGVEKIVELDLSADEKEMLAKSAKSVQGITDVVKASA from the coding sequence ATGAGCAAGCGGAAGAAGATCGCCCTGATCGGCGCAGGCAACATCGGCGGAGAGCTCGCGGCACTCATCGCGCGCAAGCAGCTCGGAGACGTCGTCCTTTTCGACATCCCCTCGAAGACGAACTTCGCCAAGGGCAAGGCCCTCGATCTGGAGCAGAACAGCGCGATCCTCGGCTACGACGCGAGCATCACCGGCAGCTCCGACTGGAAGGACTGTGCAGGCGCGGACGTCATCATCGTCACCGCCGGCATCCCGCGCAAGCCGGGTCAGAGCCGCGATGATCTGGTGGCGACGAACCTGCCGATCATCCGCAGCGTGGCGGACGGCGCCAAGGAGCACTGCCCGGACGCATTCGTGATCGTCATCTCGAACCCGCTCGACGCGATGGTTTACGAGTACAAGCGCCGCACGGGCGCCCCCCGCGAGAAGGTGGTGGGCATGGCCGGCGTGCTCGACAGCGCGCGCTTCCAGCTCTTCCTCGCGCGTGAGGCGGGCGTGTCGGTGAAGGACGTGCGGGCGATGGTGCTCGGCGGCCACGGCGACGACATGGTGCCGGTGCTCAGCGCGACCACGATCAACGGCGTGAACATCTCGAAGTTCATCGGCAAGGAGAAGCTCGACGCGATCATCGAGCGCACCCGCAAGGGCGGCGGCGAGATCGTCGGGCTGATGGGGACGAGCGCGTACTACGCGCCGGCCTCGGCGGCGGTGGCGATGGCCGAGAGCTACCTGCTCGACCAGAAGCGCTTGCTGGCGTCGGCCGTGTACCTGACCGGCGAGTACGGCTACAACGACCTCTACATGGGCGTGCCCGTGGTCATCGGCGGCGGTGGCGTCGAGAAGATCGTGGAGCTCGACCTGTCCGCGGACGAGAAAGAGATGCTCGCCAAGAGCGCGAAGAGCGTGCAGGGCATCACCGACGTGGTGAAGGCCTCGGCCTGA
- a CDS encoding cytochrome P450 gives MPWAGRLLSSDLLRLDIRRDDLLASKLALRDYLRTLVQAKRANPGDDLLSGLSKAQTEGEPLSDDEIASIGQLLLIAGHETTTNMIGLGTLTLLRMPGVWAELCAHPERIDAAVEELLRYLTVPQFGLLRVATAPLTVGGQPIAAGEQVVLHLASANRDAIQFAQPDHFQLDRARNQHVAFGHGIHQCIGQLLARVEMRIILSKLLARFPDLRLLHPDAPPSFRENSVIYGVNELQVTWGARPPAAR, from the coding sequence ATGCCCTGGGCCGGACGCTTACTCTCCAGCGATCTCCTGCGCCTCGACATCCGCCGTGACGACCTGCTCGCCAGCAAGCTGGCGCTGCGGGACTACCTGCGCACCCTGGTGCAGGCGAAGCGGGCCAACCCCGGAGACGACCTGCTCAGCGGGCTCTCGAAGGCCCAGACGGAGGGCGAGCCCCTCAGCGACGACGAGATCGCCTCGATCGGTCAGCTCCTGCTGATCGCCGGGCACGAGACCACGACGAACATGATCGGCCTGGGCACGCTCACCCTCCTGCGCATGCCCGGCGTCTGGGCCGAGCTCTGCGCTCACCCGGAGCGCATCGACGCCGCCGTGGAGGAGCTGCTGCGTTACCTCACCGTCCCCCAGTTCGGCCTGCTCCGGGTGGCGACGGCGCCGCTCACCGTGGGAGGACAGCCGATCGCTGCGGGGGAGCAGGTGGTCCTGCACCTGGCGTCGGCGAACCGCGACGCGATCCAGTTCGCGCAGCCCGACCACTTCCAGCTCGACCGGGCCAGAAACCAGCACGTGGCGTTCGGCCACGGCATCCATCAGTGCATCGGCCAGCTGCTCGCCCGCGTGGAGATGCGGATCATCCTGTCGAAGCTCCTCGCGCGGTTCCCCGATCTGCGGCTGCTCCACCCGGACGCGCCGCCGTCGTTCCGGGAAAACTCGGTGATCTACGGCGTGAATGAGCTTCAGGTCACCTGGGGCGCGCGCCCGCCCGCCGCGCGCTGA
- a CDS encoding SDR family oxidoreductase has product MTEVPLSSPDRRRTALITGGGVRVGASIVRAVAAAGADVIVHYAHSESGALAVVEEARRLGRRATAIQADLGDRAGIQRLADEALAWTSGKLDLLVHNAANYERIDPAALSAEPWDRALKLNAEAPYLLSLALREALREARGSVVALVCLSAERPWREYVPYSVSKAALAQVVRGLSLALAPEVRVNGVAPGAVLLPEGTDDAERARALSRIPLGRIGRPEDVARAVVFLAENDFITGQILAVDGGESLV; this is encoded by the coding sequence GTGACCGAGGTCCCCCTCTCCAGCCCGGATCGGCGTCGGACGGCGCTGATCACGGGCGGCGGCGTCCGGGTGGGCGCGTCGATCGTCCGCGCCGTCGCCGCAGCAGGCGCGGACGTGATCGTCCACTACGCGCACAGCGAGAGCGGGGCCTTGGCCGTGGTCGAGGAGGCGCGACGGCTCGGTCGGCGCGCCACGGCCATCCAGGCCGACCTCGGCGATCGAGCGGGAATCCAGCGGCTCGCGGACGAGGCGCTGGCGTGGACGTCGGGGAAGCTGGATCTGCTGGTCCACAACGCGGCGAACTACGAGCGGATCGATCCTGCCGCGCTCTCGGCCGAGCCGTGGGACCGGGCGCTGAAACTCAACGCGGAGGCGCCTTACCTGCTGTCGCTCGCGCTGCGAGAGGCGCTGCGAGAGGCGCGCGGGAGTGTGGTCGCGCTGGTGTGCTTGAGTGCGGAGCGGCCGTGGCGCGAGTACGTGCCGTACTCGGTGTCGAAGGCGGCGCTCGCCCAGGTGGTGCGTGGCCTGTCGCTGGCGCTCGCGCCCGAGGTGCGGGTGAACGGGGTTGCGCCAGGCGCGGTGCTGCTGCCCGAAGGAACGGACGATGCCGAGCGGGCGCGCGCGCTGTCGCGGATACCGCTGGGCCGCATCGGGCGTCCCGAGGACGTGGCACGCGCGGTGGTGTTCCTCGCGGAGAACGACTTCATCACCGGGCAGATCCTCGCCGTGGATGGCGGGGAGTCGCTGGTGTAG
- the purS gene encoding phosphoribosylformylglycinamidine synthase subunit PurS — protein sequence MKAIVRVRLKRDVLDPQGDAVKRALDHLGFEGVKGVRVGKLIELELDPALATAPDLEQRLRVMADEMLANTVVEDYEVELVS from the coding sequence GTGAAAGCCATCGTCCGAGTCCGGTTGAAGCGAGACGTGCTGGACCCTCAGGGGGACGCCGTGAAGCGCGCCCTGGACCACCTGGGTTTCGAGGGCGTGAAGGGCGTCCGCGTCGGCAAGCTCATCGAGCTGGAGCTCGATCCCGCGCTCGCCACCGCGCCCGATCTGGAGCAACGCCTCCGCGTCATGGCCGACGAGATGCTCGCGAACACCGTGGTCGAGGACTACGAGGTCGAACTCGTCTCCTGA
- a CDS encoding phosphoribosylaminoimidazolesuccinocarboxamide synthase — protein sequence MVPEETLRLALGRTLEHTSFPWLGERYEGKVRDCYTTADGRRYLVVTDRVSAFDRVLGTLPLKGQILNGLAAFWFERTRDVAPSHLISRPDPSVMEAIECTPLPVEMVVRAYLTGVTSTSIWTHYAAGARKFCGHLLPDGLRKNEPLPTPILTPSTKAAKGGHDISVSRAELLAQTDLSERDFDEAEAMVMSLFAEGSRWCAERGLILADTKYELGRDRDGKLRVIDEIHTPDSSRFWFAETYAERLARGEEPESFDKEYVRRWLAAQGFQGDGPIPEIPDAIRIEASRRYIVAYERITGDTFVPDLEDPVARIRRALGPADQQGVPRP from the coding sequence ATGGTCCCTGAAGAGACGCTTCGGCTCGCGCTCGGCAGGACGCTCGAGCACACCTCATTTCCCTGGCTCGGCGAGCGGTACGAAGGGAAGGTGAGGGACTGCTACACCACCGCGGACGGCCGACGTTACCTGGTGGTCACCGACCGGGTGAGCGCCTTCGATCGCGTGCTCGGGACGCTCCCCCTCAAGGGCCAGATCTTGAACGGCCTCGCCGCCTTCTGGTTCGAGCGCACCCGGGACGTCGCCCCCAGCCACCTGATCTCCCGCCCTGATCCCTCCGTGATGGAGGCCATCGAGTGCACTCCCTTGCCCGTGGAGATGGTCGTCCGCGCCTACCTCACCGGCGTCACCTCCACCAGCATCTGGACCCACTACGCCGCGGGCGCGCGCAAATTCTGCGGCCACCTCCTTCCTGACGGCTTGCGCAAGAACGAGCCGCTGCCCACCCCCATCCTCACGCCGAGCACCAAGGCGGCGAAGGGTGGCCACGACATCTCCGTCTCCCGCGCCGAGCTGCTCGCCCAGACGGATCTCTCCGAGCGCGACTTCGACGAAGCCGAGGCCATGGTCATGTCGCTCTTCGCCGAAGGCTCGCGCTGGTGTGCCGAGCGCGGGCTGATCCTCGCCGACACCAAGTACGAGCTGGGCCGCGACCGCGACGGCAAGCTCCGCGTCATCGACGAGATCCACACCCCCGACTCCTCCCGCTTCTGGTTCGCCGAGACCTACGCCGAGCGCCTCGCGCGCGGTGAGGAGCCCGAGTCCTTCGACAAGGAGTACGTCCGGCGCTGGCTCGCCGCGCAGGGCTTCCAGGGCGACGGCCCCATCCCCGAGATCCCCGACGCGATCCGCATCGAGGCCTCGCGCCGCTACATCGTCGCCTACGAGAGAATCACCGGGGACACCTTCGTCCCCGACCTGGAAGACCCGGTCGCGCGGATCCGCCGCGCGCTCGGGCCCGCCGATCAGCAAGGAGTCCCACGCCCGTGA